The Spirosoma oryzicola region CGCAGCGAAGCGGTGCACACGCTAACAACCCGTGCCTTGCCATCCGCTTTTCACAAAGCAATGTGGACTGCTCTGAAACATCGTCAGCTAACAATTGACGGTATTCATTACCAACAACAGGGCGAATACAGCCTCAGTGATTGGGTTGGCCGCAAAAACAAGCTCATACAGGGCTCAGCGGAGCTTATTCGACTGGACAGTTACCGCAACAACCGTTTCGAAAATAAGCATCTATCAACCCTCACTGAATCAATGGGTTATGTACTTATTGAGAATGTAGATACACCGCTTGGACTGAGCGTTTATTTACAGAGCGATAATATTGTAGGCCGGGTTCGGGCGGGCAGTACAGTTGCGCCGGACGTATACCAACTACAGATCCGTTCAGGATGCGAACCTTTGGAGGTCGCCGTTTACGTGGACAATGTGCTGTTCGTGACGAGTCTACTGACCGCTTCCCGGCTTAATCGAATTGATGAGTACCTGATTTTGCAAGCGTCGCAGTCGGTTCGTATTGTCGCCAGACCCGCAGCGAGCAACGTCAAAACCAAAACGTGGCTGCAACACCGGACCGACAGCGCGTACAGTGACGAGTACAGTAACCAATTTGAGCCGTAACATGAAGGTACTTTTTCGGGTAGTTGTGCTGGTCGGCCTTTCGCTGAGCAGCTACGCGCAGCAACTCACGCTGGCGCAGATGTACGCCAAAATTGATAACAGCTTTCCCGACAATGTGGCGGGCAAGATTTCGGCGGCTCAGATGCGGGCACGGTTCAAGGATCTCGCGCTGTACTTCTTTCAGACCGGCACCCCCGATGGTCAGCCCTTTACCCGCTCCCAGGCCCGCGCCATCAGTGCGCCGAGCAACGACGCAAAGTTCAACCTGCTTTTTATTACCGACAAAGGACTCGAAGGCTCGTTTGTGTACGATGCTGCCGATAACTCAACCGCCGACGATGGCGTGTTGACACTCGTCAGCGCGTCAGGCCGTCGCTACAAACGCATTTACGACGTTGCGAAAATTAGCTGGTTCGGCGCAAAAGGCGATGGTATCAACGATGATGGCCCGGCCTTCGTGAAGGCAATTCAATCGGGCTTAACGGTCAGGGTACCTAAGACAAACGCTTATTACCGGATCAATAATCGGGTCGTTATTTCGAATAAAACAGGCTTTGAGATTCAGGCGACGGGGGCTAAGATACTCAACAGCGATACGACAAAAGCCTCGTTCCTGTTTCAGAACTGTTCTGATTTTACGATTCAGGGGGGCGTGTGGGGCTACGCCTTTATTCCAAAGCAGAACGGCGGCAACGATCAGCACATCATGCACATTGATCAGTGTCAGAACGTAGTCTTGCGCAAAGCCGAGTTGCGCTACGGACCAGAAATGGGGCTTGCTATTACCAACTGCAACAACGTGACTGTAGAAGGCAACTACATTCATCACACCTTTCGTGACGGCGTGTATTCCCGCTACAACGCCAATCTGTACATTCTGAATAATTTAGTTCGACACATTAAGGATGACGGACTATCGATTCACGATAAAGACAACCGCGATCCGGGTGTTGATGCATCGAAAGCAATCCTGAGAAGTTACGGCTATTCGCAAACGAGCAACGTTACGCTTCAGGGCAATGATATCAGCAATGTATATCAGGGTGTCGGCTCAATAGCGGCTTACAATCTTCAGATTCTCAATAACACGATTAAAAATACGGTCATCGCCGGTATTGCTGTATTCAATATCAATAACGACGATCCGGCAACGGCGAGTAATATCCGCATTGAAAGCAACAGCCTGGATTCAACCAACCGGACTACGCTCATTAATGGCAAGCTGTACAGCAACAGCGGCCAATCGGGAACAGGCCGGGCCGCTATTGCAACAATCAGCCTGGGCAACAACAATCAGATCGGCCAGGGCGAAACCAAGCGGCTTAAAAACATCGCCGTCCTGAATAACACGGTTAAAAATTCGGGGGCACATGGTTTCTTCGGGCGCACGTTCGACGGGCTTACGTTGTCCAAAAATACGTTTCAGGACTGCGCAGGCCCGAACCCGTCAACAACGTTGTCGGGCGACGTAATCGAAATCGGCGAGGGTACCGACTACGACGAAACGAATAATACAGTTATCGATACCCGTTCGACACCACTCCACCACTACGCGTTTTCACTGAACAACGTAATTGGTCAGTACAACACATCATTCGTAAGGGGCACGACGGCGGGCGAACGGCAAACGCTCAACGCAGCGCCGACCAGTGACCGGGTCAAGTATGGCATTGTCGGTACCAGTGCTACGAACGTCAACACATCGGGCGCTACCAGCTTCAACGCGGTACAGACGCCGAACATCTACCAAATCGCGGGTGGCGCGTGGAATACATCCATATCCGCACCAACCGCACTCGCTACCGCAGGCAATCTACACGTTTCGGTATCCAATGATGCGATAACGCAGGAAGCGTTTGATTACCTCGGCAACAAAGCGTGGCGTGTTTTGAATGGTTACCACAGCTCAAACAACTGGTCAGAATGGACCTACGCTCTGAAACCATTGATCAAATCGGCGGTACCGACAACGGACGAAGTACCCGTTAATAATTCCCGTGTTGTGGTCAATCCTGGTACGTGGGTTCGCTACTACGTGAATCTGGGTGGCCAGTTGTGGTATTCCCAAATGACAACGAACTAATGGCGGACCGGGCACAGATCATATCGGGGGCAATTGCAGGCTCGGCGCTGGTTCATATCAGCGCGCCAGACCGCGATCCGGGTACGGATGTGCTCGTATATGCGGGTCCGGATCTGCTCGGCTCGGCTGATTTGGCCGCTGGCGTGGCTGATGTTGTGCTGAGCCGGGTACTTGTTGCGGGCGAAGTAATACAGGCAAGCCTGGTTAATCCCGGCGACGGATGCGGTTTACCGGTTATTGTGTCTTCGCCGGGCATTACGATCGGCGGCTGGCGTACCCCTTCGGAGCTTGACGTTACCCTACCTGATGGCTCGACGATTAGCATGCCCGCCGATCAGTTCAAGGAACAATACGGCTACTTACCGGCCAGTATTCAGGACCCGGCTGGCGTTCGGGCGAATGTTTACCCCGAATTTTTACCTGAGCAGCTACGCAGCATTCAGTTTTCGTTGACCATCAAGCAGGTACCCGGCCAGACGTACGTAACCGTGTCCAACGTGACTGGAACGCTCGGTACACCGCTTGTGCAGTGGGCTGCTTCGGAACCGTTCGGCTCGGATATGTCGCGTGTATTTACCGTGAATACGGCGCTGAATCTGGCCGTAAAAGGCGCAAACGATACAACACCGGCTACGCGAAACCTGAACATTGAAGTGACAGCAGCCTCTTCGGGTCCGTCGTCGGGCGATATAAACGGTTTAGCTTTTCGCTTCAATAACGGGCCCTACGTTCGCGTACTCGCCAATTCAACGAAGCAACTACAGGCCCGCTTACAGGGCTTTATTGACTGGCAGAATTTCAACTTTGAAGAAAGCCAGTATCAGGAATGCTTTTTTCAGGGCGTACCCAACGGCCCATATACGATACAGGTACGGGTTGCCAATGATACCAATTCGGCAAACTGGAAAAGTTTAACCATCACAAAAAGCTAATGGCAAACGCAGCAGCAGAAGTAGCCAAAACCGATGAAGCGCCCGAAATCACAATGAAAGATGTGAGCCGGGATAATGGGAACGGTATCGTCGTATTCAAGACCAATGCTAAAAAGGGAACTGAATTCACGCTCAAAGTGGACGATAGCCAGGTGAAAGCGAAAGCAGAAAACGGGCAGGTCTGGTTCTACGTCGGTCGTGAGCTAACCGAGGAAAGCAATATCCGACTCGCTTAGCGGTCGCCAAGGATTTAAAACAGGAACAGTAAACAACAAATCAGAAATGACATCACTTAAAAGCTTCCTTTCCGATGGCTCGTCAACTGGAGCAGTCGTTCGGGTACCCGCCAACAAGATTCGACTACCTAAGTCAAACTTTGTGGCCGTTGCCTTCTTACCCAAAAATACCTTACCCGAATTGGGTAGCTCGTACACCCCACCCGGTGGTACTGCCGCCACACTTACCGCTGCCAATCTGGTTTCGGTGATTACGCTACTCGCTATCAACGGTATTGCTACAGTTTTTGGTAATGGTACGGTATCGGGTAAGCGGGGTAAGTACAAAGCCGACGAAGAAACAACGATTTTTGGCTCGCAGCGTACCGCCGAAGATACCGACGAAGGGGAGATCGTGTTCGAGATTATGTTCAAGTACGCCTACCACAACACGGAGTTTATGAACCAGCTTCGTAAGCGTTCGGGGAAAGACGATATCTACTTCTTTACCGACCGTTCAGTTGAGGTTGTACGGGCTGACATTCACGAACCTGTGTACAAAAATTCCAACAACGGCGAGGTAACTGGCAACAACAAAGAAAATCTGACATCGGGCGGCTTTGGCGTTATAATTGGTTCGGATGGGGATATCGTGCCGGAATTCGGAAACTTCGAGAAGAGCCTATCCGCTTCCAACTTCCAGTACACCTTCGGCGTCCCGACTGTGACAGGAACCGGCCTTACGGCTTCTTTGTCGGGTACGGTGATCAACAAAACGGCACCTGGTACGGGCACGATTGCCAACGCGGTGGCAGAAACGGTTACGGCGGGCGTTGTGGCCTACCGCGTTTATCTGGAAGGCGATTCGGCTTTACCCGCTGGTATAACGATCGATTCGGCAACTGGTACGGTAACCGTCGCGGCTAACCTAACAGCAGGTTCGTACAAGGTTATCGTTGCCGCAGAAAACAAGGTTGGCGTCATCGGTGAATACCGCTTTACGCTAATTGCTGCTTAATAGTATTCTATCCACACCATACATAAAATCCGGAGCCACTGGCCGAAGCTAATCGGCTCCGGATTTTGAAAGAACTTCTAATGCTGGACTACACGCGCGATATCCTGCCATACTTGGAACTTGGATCGGACAACAAACCGAATCCAAAGTATCGGCATTCGTTCTATCAGGCCAGTATTGATCACAAAAACCGGTTGAAAGCGGCTTTTCGTAAGAAGATGCCGGACTACCTCAACATCAACCGGCCCAAAGAGCGGGAAGAGTACAAGAAATACCGCGAAGCGATCTATCGCAACACGATGCGTTCGTTTCGTACGCGCATTGTTGAAGCACTGGATTATATCCGGCAAGCGGACGATTTCGAGGTTGTTTACCCCAAACAGCAGGAACAAACCGCATCTGTTAGGGATTCGCTCGAAGGTTTACTGTCGGATAGCAAATTTACCAAAGACGGCGATCTGACGAACTGGTTTTTCTCCAAAGTCAGAAAGAAGTACGTTGACGATCCGAATGCGGTCATTGTCATGTTACCCATGACGCAGCCCATCAGCGATAGCGAACGCGTTCGACCCGAACCGCTACTGATCGGGTCCGAGTTCGTTTACCAGCATCGCAAGGGTGAGTTTGCCGTGTTGCAGTCACCCGAAAAGACCTGGATAACCAATGCCGAAGGCAGGCCCGAGAAAACGGGGGTTATCCTGCTATTCGTTGACGTGGATACCTACTGTGTAGCCCGTCAGAAAAGCCGGTTCGCTGTTGCTGGAAAAACCCAGATTGAATGGGATGTAACGGGTTTGAAACCGCTCGTCAGCGAGGAAGATCCGGCAACCATAACCGGCTATTCCTTTTCTCCGCCGAAACACTACTGCCCGGTACTACCCGTTCGCAAGATCGGTAAGCTTTCGGAAGATGAAGCCGAAGAGAAATCCGGACAATCCTATACGCTGGTTAGTAGCAACGATGCGGGCGAAGAGTTTTTCGAAAGCATTATCGCCGATGCGTTGCCGCATATTGAAGGCGCTCAGGAAGTTGGTAGCGATATTCAGATTGAGCGAAATTTCCACGTCAGTAGCCAGGAATGGCGCTTTGGGCAAAAGCAGTGCGCGGATTCGATTCACAACGGAAACGGCGGACGCTGCAACGGTGGCAAGATTCCTATACTGGATAACGAGGGTATGCCTATCGTAGGCAAAACAGCCATGTGCCCAACCTGCAAAGGTTCGGGCATGGACGTATCCGGCTCCGGTATGGGCTTAATTATCGTGTCAGCTCCGGGAGCAACCAACTTGCAGGACGAAGGCAGGCCGACGAATCTCCCCATTCCACCAGGCGGTTTTATTCCGCGCCCGATCGAGGGGCTGCAAGAGTTCGTAAAAGAGTACGAGCGCGAAAAAAAATCGGGTTACGAAACGGTCAATATGCAGTTCCTGATGGAGCGGCTAAACGATCAGTCCGGTACCGCCAAGCGGCTTGACCTGGAAGAGTTGTACAAAACGCTTATTGTCAACGGGGCGCATCTGTGCGGACTTCTGGAGTTTTTGTTTGAGTGCGCAGCCTACCAGCGTAAGCAGGAATCCGAAAAGCCGTCCATTGAACCTCCCGTTCGACTGAGCATCGAAAACTCGGAACTGACGCGTCAGGAACTGGTCGAAGCAGTCGAAAAAGGATTCGACGTAAACCTTCGCAAGCCGCTTGAAAAAAAACTGATCAAGTACCAGTCAGGTGAAGATTCGGACTACTATCGGCGGTACGAATTGCGCGAACGGATTGACCCCTACCAGGTCTACAATGTAGAAACGAAGCTGTTTATCAAATCCGAAGCGCGTCTGACGATGCAGATCGACGGTCCGGAATACCGGGAGTTATGCGAGTGCATCAACCTGAGCATTCACTTTGATAAGCTGGTTACCGACGAACTGCTCAAAGGTGAAGGTTTCTGGAATCTGAAACCCGCCGAACAGTACGCTAAACTTCGCGAAGGAGCCAGGAAAATGACCGCTCCGGCAAAGCCCGTTCAGATTGATCCAAAAACGGGACTACCTACGCAGCAGGAAGGGCAACTAGCGCCAATCGTCGATTTAAAAAACAACAACCAGCTTAAACTGTAATGAACGAGATTCAGGACATAGAGCAGCTTGATAACGATATTCAAACGTGGGATGCAGCGTTCGCCGTTGCCATGCTCGCCTTGAATAGTGCATTACTGAGCGAGCTATACGCCCTGATTGATCGGCTGGTGCTACGCGGCAGAGCGACAACGTACGCCGAAGTGATGGCGAACTTTCAAACCGTTGTCACCTGGCAGGCTGACTTACCAAACACGTTGTTTCGAATCGGCTTCGACGACGTACTAAACGGACTTCTGGCACATATGGGACAAAGCGCCGAGCGGATGAATCGCTATTACAGCAAGATCCTGTCTGACTTCAACCCAAGTGCGTACAATACCCTCGTCGAACAGCTAACCGAGCAAACGCGCAACCTGGTCACTTCGACGCTTGAATCGACGTATCAGAAAGTCGTTGGCGACGTGCTGACAACGGGCGTCATGACCAAATCAACAGCCGCTGAGCTTCGGGCAACGCTCGCTGAGCGTCTGCAAAACGAAGGCTTATCCACCCGTCCGGTTAATACCGTAGCGTCAGACAGTTTGTACACCTTCACCCGTGCGTACTCGCAGGCAGTCGCCGAAGGGCTAAACCTGAAGCACTACTACTACATGGGTACGCAGATTGCCACAACCCGTAGTTTCTGTGCTGCTCGTTTTGGCCGGGTCTTTACGCAGAAAGAAGTAGAAGAGTGGCCAGAGTTGACGTGGACGGGCAAGATACCGGGCACCAACAAGCAAACAATCTTCTGGTACTGTGGGGGCTTTAACTGTCGGCACCGGCTGCTACCGATTTCAAAAACCTTGTATACCAACTTTTTAAACAACAATAACTAATGGCTAAAAAACTGAGTGAATTGAAATCCCGCGATCAGATCGTTGTAAAGCTCCACGCAATTCAGGGCACAAAAGATAGCGAAGCGGTAACAATCAAGCCCGAACAGGAAATCGTAATGACCAAATCGGCTTACGAGTCAATCGAGCGAAACACTAATAACTATTCGCCTGCATTAAACCGCAAGGTTACTCCGCTCGGAATTCCAAAATTCAAAAAGATCGAATCCGATGCAGGCGGAAAGGTAGATGTCCTTGATGGCTTTGAAGCGTTTGCCCAA contains the following coding sequences:
- a CDS encoding right-handed parallel beta-helix repeat-containing protein; translated protein: MKVLFRVVVLVGLSLSSYAQQLTLAQMYAKIDNSFPDNVAGKISAAQMRARFKDLALYFFQTGTPDGQPFTRSQARAISAPSNDAKFNLLFITDKGLEGSFVYDAADNSTADDGVLTLVSASGRRYKRIYDVAKISWFGAKGDGINDDGPAFVKAIQSGLTVRVPKTNAYYRINNRVVISNKTGFEIQATGAKILNSDTTKASFLFQNCSDFTIQGGVWGYAFIPKQNGGNDQHIMHIDQCQNVVLRKAELRYGPEMGLAITNCNNVTVEGNYIHHTFRDGVYSRYNANLYILNNLVRHIKDDGLSIHDKDNRDPGVDASKAILRSYGYSQTSNVTLQGNDISNVYQGVGSIAAYNLQILNNTIKNTVIAGIAVFNINNDDPATASNIRIESNSLDSTNRTTLINGKLYSNSGQSGTGRAAIATISLGNNNQIGQGETKRLKNIAVLNNTVKNSGAHGFFGRTFDGLTLSKNTFQDCAGPNPSTTLSGDVIEIGEGTDYDETNNTVIDTRSTPLHHYAFSLNNVIGQYNTSFVRGTTAGERQTLNAAPTSDRVKYGIVGTSATNVNTSGATSFNAVQTPNIYQIAGGAWNTSISAPTALATAGNLHVSVSNDAITQEAFDYLGNKAWRVLNGYHSSNNWSEWTYALKPLIKSAVPTTDEVPVNNSRVVVNPGTWVRYYVNLGGQLWYSQMTTN
- a CDS encoding Ig domain-containing protein, yielding MTSLKSFLSDGSSTGAVVRVPANKIRLPKSNFVAVAFLPKNTLPELGSSYTPPGGTAATLTAANLVSVITLLAINGIATVFGNGTVSGKRGKYKADEETTIFGSQRTAEDTDEGEIVFEIMFKYAYHNTEFMNQLRKRSGKDDIYFFTDRSVEVVRADIHEPVYKNSNNGEVTGNNKENLTSGGFGVIIGSDGDIVPEFGNFEKSLSASNFQYTFGVPTVTGTGLTASLSGTVINKTAPGTGTIANAVAETVTAGVVAYRVYLEGDSALPAGITIDSATGTVTVAANLTAGSYKVIVAAENKVGVIGEYRFTLIAA